One stretch of Micromonospora echinospora DNA includes these proteins:
- a CDS encoding DNA polymerase Y family protein — protein sequence MSGAPQRTLLLWCPDWPVLAAEIVDGVPATDPVVVLHANRVVACSERARAEGIRRGLRRREAQGRCPHLTVVDHDPGRDARAFEPVVAAVEEVVAGVEVIRPGACATAARGPSRYLGGEEAAAERIVEHVAQSCAVESQAGIADGVFAAGLAAREGRIVAPGGTREFLAGRPVEALGRPALADLLRRLGVRTLGDFAALPAGDVLARFGFDGALAHRLAGGRDDRPLAVRQPPADLAVTADYDEPVDRVDAAAFAARTLAELLHERLAAYGLACTRLGIEAVTAHGQELHRVWRHDGLLTAAAIADRVRWQLDGWLSGSNGRGGARPARPTAGIVRLRLVPDGVLAQAGLQPGLWGETGEERERAHRALSRVQGILGPEAVVTAVLGGGRSPADQVRLVPWGDERVPARPGPPPAPAPVSGHRSEDVPAGSAAAGASVVVPPGGRAGRRGGRGRAVAEPPWPGRIPPPSPAVVLPTPLSADVRDAAGEPVVVSARLAVSAAPAWLTVGAGRPAEITGWAGPWPVDERWWAPAEARRRARFQVCLADGAALLLAVEGGQWLVEAIYD from the coding sequence GTGAGCGGCGCACCGCAGCGGACGCTGCTGCTCTGGTGCCCGGACTGGCCGGTCCTCGCCGCCGAGATCGTCGACGGGGTGCCCGCCACCGACCCGGTCGTGGTGCTGCACGCCAACCGGGTGGTCGCCTGCTCCGAGCGGGCCCGCGCCGAGGGGATCCGGCGCGGGCTGCGCCGCCGGGAGGCGCAGGGGCGGTGCCCGCACCTGACAGTGGTCGACCACGACCCCGGCCGGGACGCGCGGGCGTTCGAGCCGGTGGTGGCCGCCGTGGAGGAGGTGGTCGCCGGCGTCGAGGTGATCCGGCCCGGCGCCTGCGCCACCGCGGCCCGGGGGCCGAGCCGCTACCTCGGCGGCGAGGAAGCGGCGGCCGAGCGGATCGTCGAGCACGTCGCGCAGAGCTGCGCGGTGGAGAGCCAGGCCGGCATCGCCGACGGGGTGTTCGCGGCCGGGCTGGCCGCCCGGGAGGGGCGGATCGTGGCCCCCGGCGGCACCCGCGAGTTCCTGGCCGGCCGTCCGGTCGAGGCGCTCGGCCGGCCCGCCCTGGCCGACCTGCTGCGCCGGCTCGGCGTCCGCACCCTCGGCGACTTCGCGGCGCTGCCCGCCGGGGACGTGCTGGCCCGGTTCGGCTTCGACGGCGCGCTGGCGCACCGGCTCGCCGGTGGCCGGGACGACCGCCCGCTCGCGGTCCGGCAGCCGCCCGCCGACCTGGCCGTCACCGCCGACTACGACGAGCCGGTCGACCGGGTCGACGCCGCCGCGTTCGCCGCCCGGACGCTCGCCGAACTGCTGCACGAGCGGCTGGCCGCGTACGGGCTGGCCTGCACCCGGCTCGGCATCGAGGCGGTCACCGCGCACGGCCAGGAGCTGCACCGGGTCTGGCGGCACGACGGCCTGCTCACCGCCGCGGCCATCGCCGACCGGGTCCGCTGGCAGCTCGACGGCTGGCTCTCCGGCAGCAACGGCCGGGGCGGGGCCCGCCCGGCCCGCCCGACCGCAGGGATCGTCCGGTTGCGACTGGTGCCCGACGGGGTGCTCGCCCAGGCGGGCCTGCAACCCGGGCTGTGGGGGGAGACCGGTGAGGAGCGGGAGCGGGCGCACCGCGCGCTGAGCCGGGTGCAGGGCATCCTCGGCCCCGAGGCGGTGGTCACCGCGGTGCTCGGCGGCGGGCGTTCCCCGGCCGACCAGGTGCGCCTCGTGCCGTGGGGCGACGAGCGGGTGCCCGCCCGTCCCGGCCCACCACCCGCCCCGGCACCGGTGTCCGGACACCGTTCAGAAGACGTTCCTGCGGGCTCGGCGGCGGCGGGAGCCTCTGTCGTCGTACCCCCTGGGGGCCGTGCGGGACGGCGGGGCGGGCGGGGCCGGGCGGTGGCCGAGCCGCCGTGGCCGGGACGGATTCCGCCGCCGTCGCCGGCTGTGGTGCTGCCCACCCCGTTGTCGGCCGATGTGCGTGACGCCGCCGGGGAGCCGGTCGTGGTGAGCGCTCGGCTGGCGGTCAGCGCGGCGCCGGCCTGGCTCACCGTCGGCGCCGGCCGCCCGGCCGAGATCACCGGGTGGGCCGGTCCGTGGCCGGTGGACGAACGCTGGTGGGCGCCGGCCGAGGCGCGCCGCCGGGCCCGGTTCCAGGTGTGCCTGGCCGACGGCGCCGCCCTGTTGCTCGCGGTCGAGGGCGGGCAGTGGCTGGTGGAGGCGATCTATGACTGA
- a CDS encoding SAV_6107 family HEPN domain-containing protein, whose translation MPTSPAQAPTVPAHVLPHRTPAQLLAVARDGLAEAARTRPDGLRYAAAHLAALRAAAAVLAARARPAPTRRNRITSVWVLLATVAPELDEWAAYFAAGASKRAAAEAGIPRVVTAREADDLLRAAEEFVTVVETALGLAHQPALDGLPRPLRRGASDSPPSRPGAAAA comes from the coding sequence ATGCCGACCAGTCCGGCCCAGGCGCCCACGGTGCCCGCGCACGTGCTGCCGCACCGCACCCCCGCCCAGTTGCTCGCGGTGGCCCGCGACGGGCTGGCCGAGGCCGCCCGCACCCGTCCCGACGGCCTCCGGTACGCCGCCGCCCACCTCGCGGCGCTGCGCGCCGCCGCCGCCGTGCTCGCGGCCCGGGCCCGCCCCGCGCCCACCCGCCGGAACCGGATCACCAGCGTCTGGGTGCTGCTCGCCACCGTCGCCCCCGAGCTGGACGAGTGGGCCGCCTACTTCGCGGCCGGCGCGAGCAAGCGGGCCGCCGCCGAGGCCGGCATCCCCCGCGTGGTCACCGCCCGGGAGGCCGACGACCTGCTGCGCGCCGCCGAGGAGTTCGTGACAGTGGTGGAGACCGCGCTCGGCCTGGCGCACCAGCCGGCGCTCGACGGCCTGCCCCGGCCCCTGCGGCGCGGCGCGTCCGACTCCCCGCCGTCGCGGCCCGGAGCGGCAGCCGCCTGA